From the genome of Candidatus Eisenbacteria bacterium, one region includes:
- a CDS encoding metallophosphoesterase family protein, producing the protein MRIAFLSDIHGNLEALEAAFEAIGREKVDQVVCLGDIVGYGADPDGCVNRIRERANHAVLGNHDAAVIGTTSIERFNAHARAAVHWTRRHLSDENAEWLRALPLKFHGEEFLAVHASPFQAASWIYVVDQELAEEAFHAFEEPVCFLGHSHVPAVFREGDGGPVEIVDGAVTLPEGGRFIINVGSVGQPRDRDPRFSFGIYDNATLELRIVRGDYDRETASRKILDAGLPEMLAKRIHLGI; encoded by the coding sequence ATGCGCATCGCTTTTTTGAGTGACATACACGGCAACCTGGAGGCGCTTGAAGCGGCCTTCGAGGCGATCGGCCGCGAGAAGGTCGATCAGGTGGTCTGCCTCGGCGACATCGTCGGCTACGGCGCGGATCCGGACGGGTGCGTGAATCGGATACGGGAGCGCGCGAATCACGCCGTGCTTGGCAACCACGACGCCGCGGTGATCGGGACCACATCCATCGAGCGGTTCAACGCCCACGCCCGGGCCGCCGTGCATTGGACCCGCCGCCACCTGAGCGATGAAAACGCCGAGTGGCTCCGTGCTTTACCCCTCAAGTTTCACGGCGAGGAGTTCCTGGCCGTGCACGCCTCTCCCTTCCAGGCGGCGAGCTGGATCTACGTGGTCGATCAGGAGCTGGCGGAAGAGGCGTTCCACGCCTTCGAGGAGCCTGTTTGCTTTCTCGGCCATTCCCACGTGCCGGCCGTTTTCCGCGAGGGGGACGGGGGACCGGTCGAGATCGTCGACGGCGCCGTCACCCTCCCCGAGGGAGGGCGCTTCATCATCAACGTCGGATCGGTGGGGCAACCGCGCGACCGGGATCCCCGTTTCTCCTTCGGGATCTACGACAACGCCACGCTGGAGCTGAGGATCGTCCGCGGCGATTACGACCGGGAGACCGCCTCGCGCAAGATTCTCGACGCGGGGTTGCCGGAGATGCTCGCCAAGAGGATCCACCTCGGCATCTGA
- the mtgA gene encoding monofunctional biosynthetic peptidoglycan transglycosylase yields MSARRRSSVASRSEERRSRRRVARIALVFALAAILFSPVAYLTLPLYDVDSLRDRNPETTALMRLRAEEALDEGHPFRQERHWVPLDRISVHLRNAVIVNEDATFYEHSGFDAHEIRESIRKNWKERRFARGASTISQQLVKNLYLGTEKSLRRKTVEAFTTWRLERALEKDRILEIYLNVIEWGDGVFGAEAAARRYFDVSAAGLNPRQAALLASAIPSPRRLDPARPGPYLRKQATITLERMRARGMINEETYARWAGAND; encoded by the coding sequence TTGAGCGCCCGGCGCCGCTCCTCCGTCGCCTCGCGGAGCGAGGAACGCCGCTCCCGGCGGAGGGTCGCGCGGATCGCACTCGTCTTCGCCCTCGCGGCGATTCTCTTCTCGCCCGTCGCCTACCTCACCCTCCCCCTCTACGACGTGGACTCCTTGCGGGACCGAAATCCGGAGACGACCGCGCTCATGCGGCTCCGCGCCGAAGAGGCCCTCGATGAGGGCCATCCCTTCCGCCAGGAACGGCACTGGGTTCCCCTGGACCGGATCAGCGTCCATCTCCGGAACGCGGTGATCGTCAACGAAGACGCCACCTTCTACGAACACTCCGGCTTCGACGCGCACGAGATCCGCGAATCGATCCGCAAGAACTGGAAGGAGCGGCGCTTCGCGCGCGGGGCGAGCACCATCTCCCAACAGCTCGTGAAGAACCTCTACCTCGGCACCGAAAAGAGTCTCCGGCGAAAGACGGTGGAAGCCTTCACCACGTGGCGGCTGGAACGCGCCCTGGAAAAGGACCGCATCCTCGAGATCTACCTGAACGTGATCGAGTGGGGGGACGGCGTCTTCGGCGCCGAGGCGGCGGCGCGCCGGTACTTCGACGTGAGCGCCGCCGGGTTGAATCCACGGCAGGCGGCGCTCCTCGCTTCCGCCATCCCCTCGCCGCGCAGGCTCGACCCGGCCCGGCCCGGTCCCTACCTCCGCAAGCAGGCGACGATCACCCTGGAGAGGATGCGCGCCCGCGGGATGATCAACGAGGAAACCTACGCGCGCTGGGCCGGCGCGAACGATTGA
- a CDS encoding thiamine phosphate synthase, producing the protein MDRKRRAGAEHPFRFLFIGSRETSGEGRFAAALEGALRGGADAFLLREKRMAGGPLLRLALASAPAVRAAGALFLLSDRIDVAIAAGADGVQLPENGFTPGEARSLVGPDRLIGRSVHDEAGAREAERAGADFLLVGPVFPTPGKERFALGPERAAAIRRAVRIPAAAVGGIDPQCAGRVRAAGFEAIAVIRAVASAADPERAAAETLRAFVEGRA; encoded by the coding sequence ATGGATCGAAAGAGACGTGCCGGCGCGGAGCACCCTTTCCGCTTCCTCTTCATCGGAAGCCGGGAGACGAGCGGCGAAGGGCGCTTCGCGGCGGCGCTGGAAGGGGCGCTCCGTGGAGGCGCCGACGCCTTTCTTCTCCGCGAGAAAAGGATGGCCGGCGGCCCGCTCCTCAGGCTCGCCCTCGCCTCCGCCCCGGCGGTCCGCGCGGCCGGCGCCCTCTTTCTCCTCTCCGACAGGATCGACGTGGCGATCGCCGCGGGAGCGGACGGGGTGCAGCTCCCGGAGAACGGATTCACGCCGGGGGAAGCACGCTCCCTCGTCGGCCCGGACCGTCTGATCGGGCGAAGCGTTCACGACGAGGCGGGCGCGCGGGAGGCGGAGAGGGCGGGCGCCGATTTCCTCCTCGTCGGCCCCGTCTTCCCCACGCCGGGAAAGGAACGCTTCGCCCTCGGGCCGGAACGCGCGGCCGCGATCCGCCGCGCCGTCCGGATCCCCGCGGCGGCGGTCGGGGGGATCGATCCGCAATGCGCGGGCCGAGTCCGCGCCGCCGGATTCGAAGCGATCGCGGTGATCCGCGCCGTCGCCTCGGCGGCCGACCCCGAGCGCGCCGCCGCGGAGACGCTGCGCGCCTTCGTCGAGGGACGGGCTTGA
- a CDS encoding GIY-YIG nuclease family protein, whose amino-acid sequence MNEKREEKEDRSWSVYIVECADGTLYTGIARSVRARVIAHNRGKGARYTRGRLPVRLLWREGGLGRRAALRREAEIKKLRRGEKLLLVAAGGKSRLAALEPPPPA is encoded by the coding sequence ATGAACGAGAAGAGAGAGGAGAAGGAGGACCGTTCCTGGTCCGTGTACATCGTGGAGTGCGCGGACGGGACTCTGTATACGGGTATCGCGCGTTCGGTTCGCGCCCGGGTGATCGCCCACAACCGGGGGAAGGGGGCGCGCTACACCCGGGGGCGACTGCCGGTGCGGCTCCTCTGGCGCGAGGGGGGGCTGGGCCGGCGGGCCGCGCTCCGGCGGGAGGCGGAGATCAAGAAGCTACGCCGCGGGGAGAAACTCCTCCTCGTCGCCGCGGGGGGAAAGAGCCGTCTCGCCGCGCTGGAACCGCCCCCTCCGGCCTGA
- a CDS encoding thiazole synthase, protein MSHTKDPLVIAGRSFGSRLLLGTGKFPSLEIMARAVEASGSEIVTVALRRVEKGAPAGNLLDHLDPDRALILPNTSGARDAEEAVRLARLARAGGISDWIKLEVTPHPMHLLPDPIETLRAAEILVKEGFTVLPYIHADPVLARRLIEAGTATVMPLGSAIGTNRGLRTRESIEIIIAESTVPVVVDAGLGAPSHAAECLEMGADAVLVNTAIATAEDPVAMAAAFRLGVEAGRIAFRAGAPPERRDAEASSPLTGFLGES, encoded by the coding sequence TTGTCCCATACGAAGGATCCTCTGGTCATCGCCGGAAGGAGCTTCGGTTCCCGGCTTCTGCTCGGGACCGGCAAGTTCCCGTCCCTCGAAATCATGGCCCGCGCCGTCGAGGCGAGCGGCTCCGAGATCGTCACGGTCGCCCTCCGGCGGGTGGAGAAGGGGGCGCCGGCGGGAAACCTGCTCGACCATCTCGATCCCGACCGCGCGCTGATCCTCCCGAACACATCCGGTGCCCGGGACGCGGAGGAGGCGGTCCGTCTCGCCCGTCTCGCGCGGGCGGGGGGGATCTCGGATTGGATCAAGCTGGAGGTCACTCCCCACCCGATGCACCTCCTGCCGGACCCCATAGAAACCCTGCGGGCGGCGGAGATCCTGGTGAAGGAGGGCTTCACCGTTCTCCCCTACATCCACGCCGACCCGGTGCTGGCGCGGCGGCTGATCGAGGCGGGGACGGCGACGGTGATGCCCCTCGGCTCGGCCATCGGCACCAACCGGGGGTTGAGGACCCGGGAATCGATCGAGATCATCATCGCGGAATCCACCGTCCCGGTGGTGGTGGACGCCGGCCTGGGCGCTCCCTCTCACGCCGCCGAGTGTCTGGAGATGGGCGCCGACGCGGTGCTCGTGAACACCGCCATCGCCACCGCCGAGGACCCGGTCGCCATGGCCGCCGCCTTCCGGCTCGGCGTCGAGGCGGGGCGGATCGCCTTCCGCGCCGGCGCGCCGCCGGAGCGACGCGACGCCGAAGCCTCCTCGCCCCTCACCGGTTTTCTAGGAGAGTCATGA
- the thiH gene encoding 2-iminoacetate synthase ThiH encodes MTELAGALRALPLRDLLARSEGATAAEVRAALRRERRDLRDLAALLSPAAAELLEETARASAALTARRFGRTILLYAPLYLSNECVNVCTYCGFRADLDVKRSTLSPGEIDEGLGFLARLGFRHVLLVTGEHPKKIPLDYLEDGVRRARRRFPSVSIEVEPLDSAGYGRIVAAGADGVTLYQETYDRDRYGEYHPRGPKSDYDNRLEALSRAAEAGIRRVNLGALLGLAPWREEMFRLALHASYLTRRYWKTHVSISFPRIREAAGHFVPPFPVGDRELTQMLAALRLFLPDAGLVVSTRERPRLRDGLARIGATQMSAGSRTEPGGYLHPDEAEGQFEVDDSRSPAEVADRLRELGLDPVWKDWEEALHG; translated from the coding sequence ATGACCGAGCTCGCCGGGGCGCTCCGCGCCCTTCCCCTACGCGATCTCCTCGCCCGTTCCGAGGGGGCGACCGCCGCGGAGGTGCGCGCCGCGCTCCGACGGGAGCGGCGGGACCTGCGCGACTTGGCGGCGCTCCTCTCTCCCGCGGCGGCGGAGCTTCTGGAGGAGACGGCGCGCGCCTCGGCGGCGCTCACGGCGCGCCGCTTCGGCCGGACCATTCTTCTCTACGCGCCCCTCTATCTCTCCAATGAATGCGTGAACGTCTGCACCTACTGCGGATTCCGCGCCGATTTGGACGTGAAGCGTTCCACTCTCTCCCCTGGGGAGATCGACGAGGGGCTCGGCTTTCTCGCCCGCCTCGGATTCCGTCACGTGCTGCTCGTCACCGGCGAACACCCCAAGAAGATCCCTCTCGATTATCTGGAGGACGGGGTGCGCCGCGCCCGCCGCCGTTTCCCCTCGGTGTCGATCGAGGTGGAGCCTCTCGACTCGGCCGGATACGGGCGCATCGTGGCCGCCGGCGCCGACGGAGTGACCCTTTATCAGGAAACCTACGACCGGGATCGTTACGGGGAGTATCACCCCCGCGGCCCGAAATCGGACTACGACAACCGGCTGGAGGCGCTCTCCCGCGCCGCCGAGGCGGGGATCCGCCGGGTGAATCTGGGCGCCCTTCTCGGCCTCGCCCCCTGGCGGGAAGAGATGTTCCGGCTCGCCCTCCACGCCTCCTATCTGACCCGGCGCTACTGGAAAACACACGTCAGCATCAGCTTTCCCCGGATCCGCGAGGCGGCGGGACATTTCGTTCCCCCCTTCCCGGTCGGTGATCGGGAGCTGACCCAGATGCTTGCCGCGCTCCGTCTTTTTCTTCCGGACGCCGGCCTGGTGGTTTCCACGCGGGAGCGCCCGCGCCTTCGGGACGGGCTCGCCCGGATCGGCGCCACGCAGATGAGCGCCGGCTCCCGCACCGAGCCGGGCGGGTACCTCCACCCGGACGAGGCGGAGGGGCAGTTCGAGGTGGACGACTCCCGGTCCCCCGCCGAGGTGGCGGACCGGTTGCGCGAGCTGGGGCTCGACCCGGTTTGGAAGGATTGGGAGGAGGCGCTCCATGGCTGA
- the thiS gene encoding sulfur carrier protein ThiS — protein MAEITVNGERRPVGGPLPLLRLLAEMEIGPRWVLVERNGEPVPRDRYEVTVVEPGDRLEIATPMGGG, from the coding sequence ATGGCTGAGATCACGGTGAACGGCGAGAGGCGACCCGTCGGCGGGCCTCTCCCTCTTCTCCGCCTTCTCGCCGAGATGGAGATCGGGCCACGCTGGGTCTTGGTGGAGAGGAACGGCGAGCCGGTGCCCCGGGATCGTTATGAAGTCACCGTCGTCGAACCGGGGGACCGTTTGGAAATCGCCACGCCGATGGGCGGTGGTTGA
- a CDS encoding VCBS repeat-containing protein, whose protein sequence is MATRRILIAAGAAAALAFSAAMLAGCGGGGGEGEGKKIEAAAPTAAALPGATVYLAQAQFIQERGKDGKNHAVPGPARMVILTRGANGWDEEVVEDPESNVFHKAMWYAPPEGEPGILTIGAVGAHLKIWRRGADGWTGESLWNPTFGGEYDRLRDFEVADVDGDGADEIAIATHDQGVVAVMRRVGGGWVAEELYREGNTFVHEIETGDVDGDGRAEVFSTPSLPNKLDGSEQPGRIDRYDYEKGGWVRSVVAELPTRHVKEILCVTPDGEERPVLFAALEGEKIGGAEQGDSTRIRLYRFARGAVRFTDIAGLPGNLCRFLVWADTDGDGARELIASTKSEGIWRLDPPAPDGGDEWSRRLVARGTSGFEHATFASDLDGDGRDDLVVASDDQKELRVYRWDGSAYKKGVIGPLKGDTITFNVTTRVP, encoded by the coding sequence ATGGCGACTCGACGAATCCTTATCGCGGCGGGCGCGGCGGCGGCGCTCGCGTTCTCCGCGGCGATGCTCGCCGGCTGCGGCGGCGGAGGGGGCGAGGGAGAGGGGAAGAAGATCGAGGCGGCCGCGCCCACGGCGGCGGCCCTTCCCGGCGCGACCGTCTATCTGGCCCAGGCGCAGTTCATTCAGGAGCGCGGGAAGGACGGCAAAAACCACGCCGTTCCCGGCCCGGCCCGCATGGTGATCCTCACGCGCGGCGCGAACGGCTGGGACGAAGAGGTGGTCGAGGACCCGGAGAGCAACGTCTTCCACAAAGCGATGTGGTATGCGCCGCCCGAGGGGGAACCGGGAATACTCACCATCGGCGCCGTCGGCGCGCATCTGAAGATCTGGCGGCGCGGCGCGGACGGTTGGACCGGGGAGTCGCTCTGGAATCCCACCTTCGGAGGCGAATACGATCGTCTCCGCGACTTCGAGGTCGCCGACGTCGACGGCGACGGCGCGGATGAGATCGCGATCGCCACGCACGACCAGGGCGTGGTCGCCGTGATGCGCCGCGTGGGCGGCGGGTGGGTCGCCGAGGAGCTGTACCGAGAGGGGAATACTTTCGTCCACGAGATCGAAACGGGGGACGTGGACGGCGACGGCCGCGCCGAGGTTTTTTCCACCCCCAGCCTGCCGAACAAGCTGGACGGATCGGAACAGCCGGGGCGGATCGACCGCTACGACTACGAGAAGGGGGGATGGGTGCGGAGCGTGGTCGCCGAACTCCCGACGCGGCACGTGAAGGAGATCCTCTGCGTCACGCCGGACGGCGAGGAGCGCCCGGTTCTCTTCGCGGCGCTGGAAGGGGAGAAGATCGGAGGCGCCGAGCAGGGAGACTCCACGCGGATCCGCCTCTACCGCTTCGCCCGCGGCGCGGTCCGTTTCACCGACATCGCCGGCCTCCCCGGCAACCTCTGCCGTTTCCTCGTTTGGGCGGACACCGACGGCGACGGCGCGCGCGAGCTGATCGCCTCCACCAAAAGCGAAGGGATCTGGCGGCTCGATCCTCCCGCCCCGGACGGCGGTGACGAGTGGAGCCGCCGCCTCGTGGCGCGCGGGACCTCCGGCTTCGAGCACGCCACCTTCGCCTCCGATCTGGACGGCGACGGCCGCGACGATCTGGTGGTCGCCTCGGACGATCAGAAAGAGCTCCGCGTCTATCGGTGGGACGGGAGCGCCTATAAGAAGGGAGTGATCGGCCCGCTCAAGGGGGACACCATCACCTTCAACGTCACCACGCGCGTTCCCTAG